A region from the uncultured Draconibacterium sp. genome encodes:
- a CDS encoding glycosyltransferase family 1 protein: MKIGYDAKRAFLNTSGLGNYSRNTLNALAKYFPEHQYTLFTPEIKSNMLEEQEKFDIIAPEQANSEIKKAIWRSLQLSEEIEQTGVNLFHGLSNELPKGMHKATIPTLVTIHDLIFIRYPQFYKTLDRAIYFRKTKYACNAATRILAISEQTKADIIDFIDIEPSKIEVVHQAISPLFFENANTGRVKEKYKLPKEFVLAVGTVEERKNQLSILKAMVEKNIQLPLVLVGNPTSYCNDIHKYIAEKKLQNRVIFLKNIPENDLAAIYQLARLSIYISVFEGFGLPVIESMACGCPVITSNASCLPETAGDAAVLCSPTNIEELGNNMEKILTDTNFRKELIMKGRIRANEFQPKKYVEKLVSLYTELIK; encoded by the coding sequence ATGAAGATTGGATACGATGCAAAACGAGCTTTTCTCAACACATCGGGTTTAGGAAATTACAGCAGAAACACCTTAAATGCCCTGGCCAAGTATTTTCCGGAACATCAGTATACATTATTTACTCCTGAAATAAAAAGCAACATGCTGGAGGAGCAGGAGAAATTCGATATTATTGCTCCGGAACAGGCCAACTCCGAAATTAAAAAAGCCATTTGGCGCTCGTTGCAGCTTAGCGAAGAAATTGAACAAACAGGAGTCAACCTTTTTCACGGCTTAAGTAACGAATTGCCAAAGGGCATGCATAAAGCCACCATCCCAACACTGGTTACCATTCACGATTTGATTTTTATTCGTTACCCTCAATTTTACAAAACCCTCGACCGCGCCATTTATTTCCGAAAAACAAAATACGCCTGCAATGCTGCCACCCGAATTTTAGCCATTAGCGAGCAAACCAAAGCCGACATTATCGATTTTATAGATATTGAGCCCTCCAAAATTGAAGTGGTTCATCAGGCCATTTCGCCGCTGTTTTTTGAAAATGCAAACACGGGCAGGGTAAAAGAAAAATATAAATTACCAAAAGAATTTGTGCTTGCTGTTGGCACGGTGGAAGAGCGAAAAAACCAGCTTTCGATTCTAAAGGCAATGGTAGAAAAAAACATACAGTTACCACTGGTTTTGGTGGGTAATCCCACCTCCTACTGCAACGACATTCATAAATACATTGCTGAAAAGAAACTGCAGAACCGAGTCATCTTTTTAAAAAACATACCGGAAAACGATCTGGCTGCAATCTACCAGTTGGCGCGCCTTTCCATTTACATTTCTGTTTTTGAAGGATTTGGCCTGCCCGTTATCGAATCAATGGCCTGTGGTTGCCCGGTAATTACCTCAAACGCATCGTGCTTGCCCGAGACTGCCGGCGATGCAGCAGTATTGTGCTCGCCAACCAATATTGAAGAACTGGGGAATAACATGGAAAAGATTCTTACCGACACCAATTTTCGAAAAGAATTAATCATGAAGGGAAGAATAAGAGCCAACGAGTTTCAACCCAAAAAATATGTGGAGAAATTAGTTTCTTTGTACACCGAATTAATAAAGTAA
- a CDS encoding DoxX family protein → MNIALWIIQIILAALFLTSGSIKLVLHKEKLEKVFEWIDDFSQPQLKIIGSFEVLGGLGLFLPGVYATLMILIPLAAIGLAVIMILAIIVHYRRDEKGELIINIIVLLFLILVIVGRFLLG, encoded by the coding sequence ATGAACATAGCACTCTGGATTATACAAATTATTTTAGCTGCACTTTTTTTAACCTCCGGTTCAATTAAGCTTGTTTTACACAAAGAAAAACTTGAAAAAGTTTTTGAATGGATAGACGACTTCTCGCAACCACAGTTAAAAATTATCGGAAGCTTTGAGGTGCTTGGCGGATTGGGGCTTTTTTTACCCGGTGTATATGCTACATTAATGATTTTGATACCGTTGGCTGCAATTGGACTTGCTGTTATTATGATTTTGGCCATTATAGTTCATTACCGCAGGGATGAAAAAGGTGAATTAATAATTAATATCATCGTTTTACTCTTTCTCATACTGGTTATTGTCGGCCGTTTTCTTTTGGGATAG
- a CDS encoding diaminopimelate decarboxylase: MADKKLPFSKDQLNTIIEKFPTPFHIYDEKAIRENARYFKNAFSWNEGFKEYYAIKSAPNPYLMKILREEGFGIDCSSIAELELAKRIGMSGDEIMLTSNDTPAYEFQLAKDLGAIINLDDISHIDFVDKHVGLPDTICMRYNPGDLKKGNLIIGHPEEAKYGFTHEQMIEGYRILKEKGVKHFGIHTMVASNELDSNYFVETAELLFKLIVEVYEKTGISIEFANLGGGIGIPYKPGEKPVDLEFVSKGVQKLYNEIIVNAGLAPLKIFFESGRAITGPYGYLVTKVRHIKKTYKTYAGLDACMTNLMRPALYGAYHHITVMGKENEVANVKYDVTGSLCENNDKFAIDRMLPEIEPEDIVVIHDTGAHGHSMGFNYNGKLKSAELLLRENGDVAEIRRAETLADYFATLDFDGVKDF, from the coding sequence ATGGCAGACAAAAAACTACCTTTTTCAAAAGACCAGCTTAACACAATTATTGAAAAATTTCCTACCCCCTTTCATATTTACGACGAAAAAGCCATTCGCGAAAATGCCCGTTATTTTAAAAATGCCTTTTCGTGGAACGAAGGATTTAAAGAGTACTATGCTATTAAATCTGCTCCAAATCCCTACCTGATGAAAATTTTGCGTGAAGAAGGTTTTGGAATCGACTGCAGTTCGATTGCTGAGCTTGAGCTGGCAAAACGAATTGGTATGAGTGGCGATGAAATAATGCTGACATCGAACGATACACCTGCCTACGAATTTCAGCTGGCAAAAGATTTGGGTGCCATTATCAACCTCGACGACATTTCGCACATTGATTTTGTTGACAAACACGTTGGTTTGCCCGACACCATTTGTATGCGCTACAATCCGGGCGATTTAAAAAAGGGGAACCTGATTATCGGGCATCCGGAAGAAGCCAAATATGGTTTTACACACGAGCAAATGATTGAAGGCTACCGGATTTTGAAAGAAAAAGGTGTAAAACATTTTGGAATTCATACCATGGTAGCGTCAAACGAATTAGACTCAAATTACTTTGTTGAAACTGCCGAGTTGCTTTTCAAACTCATTGTTGAAGTATACGAAAAAACAGGTATCAGCATTGAGTTTGCCAACCTGGGTGGCGGAATTGGAATTCCCTACAAACCAGGAGAAAAACCGGTTGACCTTGAATTTGTTAGCAAAGGAGTACAAAAACTTTACAACGAAATAATCGTTAATGCCGGACTGGCGCCATTAAAAATATTCTTCGAATCGGGGCGTGCCATAACCGGACCATACGGTTATTTGGTAACCAAAGTACGCCACATTAAAAAAACCTATAAAACGTATGCCGGATTGGATGCCTGCATGACCAACCTAATGCGCCCGGCGCTTTACGGAGCCTATCATCATATTACCGTAATGGGTAAAGAAAACGAGGTGGCCAATGTAAAATACGATGTTACCGGTTCGTTGTGCGAAAACAACGATAAGTTTGCCATCGACCGTATGTTGCCGGAAATTGAGCCGGAAGACATTGTTGTTATTCACGACACCGGCGCACACGGCCACTCGATGGGTTTTAACTACAACGGAAAACTAAAATCGGCCGAGTTGTTGTTGCGCGAAAATGGCGACGTAGCAGAGATTCGACGTGCTGAAACGCTCGCGGATTATTTTGCAACGCTCGACTTCGATGGAGTAAAAGACTTTTAA
- a CDS encoding head GIN domain-containing protein — MKKTVLIFSMLFLAMFVSSGVLAEEEIRDVSSFSEISLRIPATVYLTQASEQSIRVVAKQSVIEEIITEVNGNKLVIRFPNKNVFRRNFKPGKIDIYISVPDVDGLGVSGSGDIVAKELDARIISLAISGSGNIEIDDLKSTKVKGAISGSGNIEIGGRGVAEELNVAISGSGNFKASRFEAEQVSVSSAGSGNCNVKSNGSVKARIAGSGNVYYHGNPTVDASVAGSGRVKSL; from the coding sequence ATGAAGAAAACAGTATTAATTTTTAGCATGTTGTTTTTAGCCATGTTTGTTTCCTCAGGTGTTTTGGCAGAAGAAGAAATCCGTGATGTGTCCAGCTTTTCGGAAATTAGTTTACGAATTCCGGCAACCGTTTACCTCACACAAGCCAGCGAGCAAAGTATTCGGGTTGTAGCCAAACAGTCGGTTATTGAAGAAATTATTACCGAAGTTAATGGGAATAAGCTGGTAATCCGTTTCCCGAACAAAAATGTTTTTCGGCGTAATTTTAAACCCGGTAAAATTGATATTTACATTAGTGTTCCTGATGTTGATGGTCTTGGCGTATCGGGATCGGGCGATATCGTGGCCAAAGAACTGGATGCCCGAATTATCAGCCTTGCCATTAGTGGAAGCGGCAACATCGAGATCGACGATTTGAAATCGACAAAAGTGAAAGGTGCCATTTCGGGATCGGGGAATATTGAAATTGGTGGCCGTGGTGTTGCCGAAGAATTAAATGTAGCTATTTCGGGTTCAGGTAATTTTAAAGCCAGCAGATTCGAGGCCGAGCAAGTTAGTGTAAGCTCTGCCGGCTCGGGCAATTGCAATGTAAAATCAAACGGCTCGGTAAAGGCACGTATTGCCGGCTCGGGCAATGTATACTACCACGGAAATCCAACTGTTGATGCTTCAGTTGCCGGTTCGGGCAGAGTAAAAAGTTTATAG
- a CDS encoding 30S ribosomal protein S16 encodes MPVKMRLARHGRKRYAYYHIVVADSRAPRDGRYIERIGTYNPNTDPATIDLDFDKAYDWLVKGAQPTDTVKAILSYKGVMYKKHLMGGVKKGAFDEAEAEKRLESWIAEKEAKIQAKIDRLAGDAAAEAKKQMDAETKIKEERAAAIAARDAELAAEAEAAKAEAEAEASAEAAEEATEAQAEETEAEEAPKQEGAES; translated from the coding sequence ATGCCAGTAAAAATGAGATTAGCGCGACACGGTCGCAAACGCTACGCATACTACCACATTGTAGTAGCTGATAGCAGGGCGCCACGAGATGGCAGGTACATTGAAAGAATTGGCACGTACAATCCTAACACTGATCCTGCTACTATCGATCTCGATTTTGACAAAGCTTACGACTGGCTTGTTAAAGGCGCACAACCAACCGACACTGTAAAGGCAATTTTGTCTTACAAAGGTGTTATGTACAAAAAACACCTGATGGGTGGAGTTAAAAAAGGAGCATTTGATGAAGCTGAAGCTGAAAAGCGTTTAGAAAGCTGGATTGCAGAAAAAGAAGCTAAAATTCAGGCAAAAATCGACCGTTTGGCCGGTGATGCCGCTGCAGAAGCTAAAAAACAAATGGATGCTGAAACTAAAATCAAAGAAGAAAGAGCTGCTGCCATTGCTGCAAGAGATGCAGAATTGGCCGCTGAAGCTGAAGCTGCAAAAGCAGAGGCTGAAGCCGAAGCAAGTGCCGAAGCTGCTGAAGAAGCAACGGAAGCTCAGGCTGAAGAAACAGAAGCAGAAGAGGCTCCAAAACAAGAAGGTGCGGAATCTTAA
- the galE gene encoding UDP-glucose 4-epimerase GalE, which produces MAKKILVTGGTGYIGSHTVVELQESGYEVVVIDDLSNSSLDVLDNIEKITGKKPTFEQFNLADKEKTVDFFKRNEGIEAIIHFAAFKAVGESVGIPLEYYRNNLVSLMNLLDCQREFNVENIVFSSSCTVYGQPEKLPVTEATPRKDAESPYGNTKRVSEDILKESVAAYPGIKGIALRYFNPIGAHPTALIGELPLGVPQNLVPFITQTAAGLRDELKVFGDDYNTPDGSAIRDYINVVDLAKAHVIAIERLLQGKNKTNYEIFNLGTGDGLSVLEVVTGFERATGLKLNYKIVDRRAGDVEQIWADTTYANEELGWKAEKGLDETLLSAWNWEKKVRGIE; this is translated from the coding sequence ATGGCAAAAAAGATCTTAGTAACAGGAGGAACCGGCTATATTGGTTCCCATACAGTTGTTGAATTACAAGAGTCGGGCTACGAGGTTGTAGTAATTGACGACCTTTCCAATTCAAGTCTTGATGTTTTAGATAACATCGAGAAAATTACAGGTAAGAAACCAACTTTTGAACAATTTAATTTAGCTGATAAAGAGAAAACAGTAGATTTCTTTAAACGAAATGAAGGCATTGAAGCCATTATTCATTTTGCCGCATTTAAAGCGGTTGGTGAATCAGTGGGTATTCCCTTGGAGTATTACCGAAATAACCTGGTTTCGTTAATGAACCTATTAGATTGTCAACGAGAGTTTAATGTTGAAAACATTGTTTTTTCATCGTCGTGCACCGTTTATGGCCAGCCCGAAAAGTTGCCGGTAACCGAGGCTACACCACGAAAAGATGCCGAATCGCCTTACGGAAACACCAAACGGGTAAGTGAAGATATTTTAAAAGAGAGCGTAGCTGCTTATCCCGGAATTAAAGGAATAGCGCTTCGTTATTTTAATCCCATTGGGGCACATCCAACAGCTCTTATTGGAGAGCTGCCTTTAGGAGTACCACAAAACCTGGTGCCGTTTATTACCCAAACAGCGGCCGGTTTGCGCGATGAATTAAAAGTTTTTGGAGATGATTATAATACGCCTGATGGCTCAGCCATTCGCGATTATATAAATGTGGTAGATTTGGCAAAAGCGCATGTAATTGCTATTGAGCGTTTACTGCAAGGTAAAAACAAAACAAATTACGAAATCTTCAACCTTGGAACAGGAGATGGTTTGTCGGTGCTTGAAGTGGTTACCGGTTTTGAGCGTGCTACCGGCCTTAAGCTAAACTACAAAATTGTTGACCGCAGGGCAGGAGATGTGGAACAGATTTGGGCAGACACTACTTATGCCAATGAAGAATTGGGCTGGAAAGCAGAGAAAGGCCTGGACGAAACACTCTTGTCGGCATGGAACTGGGAGAAAAAGGTGCGGGGAATAGAATAA
- a CDS encoding T9SS type A sorting domain-containing protein translates to MKFKYLLFLLFVNSIVHAQDPEYHVVSSDPEIRAIIKKGMELMKDNSIKNNRILALSEFNEAANLGSATAQFIVAEMYEKGLGTKKDKLKAFEWYNLSAENGDMHAMYKVGLIYKEGKIVPQNFETAVEWFQRSVDAGNPAGNYFLAYMYFKGFGVKQNYITAFELAQLSSDADITAGKHLLAYCYENGHGTKADLDKAEKLYIECDKRGYKQSKVRLEEVKKKKQTEANKKNKSAQISNNSSYQIPIALQGFFDLKADDKRPAMQIGGKWQGMLFIYDWSKQKNEEQMILNLTLNQDGYNVNGNWNLESSSKLPFNSIKVGNSLFFKNLELEFEWAYGQPEKWSIKEGQFEYQVIDDEIFLIGDLKLSNPNINEPFRPCNIVLKAVNIENNQDTVLNKDIFAVELNNIVKENDKNRKIQLSVYPNPTSSNITIQYNVLEPGSVQLNLIDINGQLIKTIENDTYKMIGKYSTATSISEKPGSYFIQLVHNNQVYSSAIIKQ, encoded by the coding sequence ATGAAATTTAAATATTTACTTTTCTTACTATTTGTTAACTCAATCGTTCATGCACAGGATCCGGAATATCATGTAGTCTCATCCGATCCAGAAATCCGGGCCATCATAAAAAAAGGCATGGAACTGATGAAAGACAATTCGATTAAAAATAATAGGATTCTTGCGCTTTCAGAATTTAATGAAGCTGCTAATTTGGGAAGTGCAACTGCCCAATTTATAGTAGCCGAAATGTACGAGAAAGGATTAGGTACCAAAAAAGACAAACTAAAAGCCTTTGAATGGTATAATTTATCAGCTGAAAATGGTGATATGCATGCCATGTATAAAGTAGGGCTTATCTACAAAGAGGGAAAAATTGTCCCACAAAATTTTGAAACGGCTGTTGAATGGTTCCAACGTTCAGTTGATGCAGGAAATCCGGCCGGTAATTATTTTCTGGCTTACATGTATTTCAAAGGCTTCGGCGTAAAACAAAACTATATTACTGCTTTTGAGTTGGCACAATTAAGCTCCGATGCGGATATCACAGCCGGAAAACATTTACTTGCCTATTGTTATGAAAATGGGCATGGAACAAAAGCGGACCTCGATAAAGCAGAGAAACTTTATATCGAATGTGATAAACGCGGTTATAAACAATCAAAGGTCAGACTCGAAGAAGTAAAAAAGAAAAAACAAACAGAGGCAAATAAAAAGAATAAATCAGCTCAAATATCTAACAATTCTTCTTATCAAATTCCAATTGCCCTGCAAGGATTTTTCGATCTCAAAGCAGATGACAAAAGGCCAGCAATGCAAATAGGAGGTAAATGGCAAGGAATGTTGTTTATCTATGATTGGTCAAAACAAAAGAACGAAGAACAAATGATTTTGAATCTCACTCTTAATCAAGATGGCTATAATGTAAACGGAAACTGGAATTTAGAAAGCTCCAGTAAACTCCCTTTTAACTCTATCAAAGTCGGGAATAGTTTGTTCTTCAAAAATCTTGAGTTAGAATTTGAATGGGCTTACGGACAACCTGAAAAATGGTCTATAAAGGAAGGGCAATTCGAATACCAGGTAATTGATGATGAAATATTTCTCATAGGTGATCTCAAACTTTCGAATCCAAATATCAATGAGCCCTTTAGGCCATGTAACATTGTATTAAAAGCTGTTAACATAGAGAATAATCAAGACACGGTTTTGAATAAGGATATATTTGCTGTTGAATTGAATAATATTGTTAAAGAAAATGATAAAAATCGAAAGATTCAATTATCTGTTTATCCAAATCCTACATCTAGTAATATAACAATACAGTATAATGTTTTAGAACCTGGCAGTGTTCAGCTTAACCTTATTGACATCAATGGGCAATTAATCAAAACAATTGAAAATGATACTTATAAAATGATCGGGAAGTACTCCACTGCTACTTCGATTAGTGAAAAACCCGGAAGTTATTTTATACAATTGGTCCATAATAACCAAGTTTATTCAAGTGCCATTATAAAACAATAA
- a CDS encoding dodecin family protein, with protein sequence MPNSVYKIVELVGSSPVSWEKAAQNAITMASKSLRDLRIAEVCQMDMHINAGEIESYRVKLKVSFKYED encoded by the coding sequence ATGCCTAACAGTGTTTACAAAATCGTGGAGTTGGTAGGAAGTAGCCCCGTATCGTGGGAAAAAGCCGCTCAGAATGCCATAACTATGGCCTCAAAATCGTTGCGTGATTTACGAATTGCCGAAGTTTGCCAGATGGATATGCACATCAACGCAGGCGAAATTGAATCGTATCGTGTTAAACTGAAAGTATCGTTTAAATACGAAGATTAG
- a CDS encoding L-threonylcarbamoyladenylate synthase has translation MHDDLKKAVEVLKDGGIILYPTDTIWGIGCDATNAEAVKRIYDIKKREDSKSMLVLMENPALLNRYVDDVPEVAWDLVEISTTPLTVIYPGAKNLAPNLIAADSSIGIRFTKEEFTTKLLQRFRRPIVSTSANISGEKSPAFFDEISDEIKKLVDYVVEYRQNDHTPSKPSSIIKLGPGGQIDIIRK, from the coding sequence ATGCACGACGATTTAAAAAAAGCTGTTGAGGTTTTAAAGGATGGAGGTATAATTTTGTACCCAACCGATACCATTTGGGGAATAGGCTGCGATGCCACCAATGCCGAAGCGGTAAAACGCATTTACGACATAAAAAAACGCGAAGACTCGAAAAGCATGCTGGTTTTAATGGAAAACCCGGCTTTGCTCAATCGCTATGTTGATGACGTTCCGGAGGTAGCCTGGGACCTGGTAGAAATCTCAACAACTCCATTAACCGTAATTTATCCCGGTGCAAAAAATCTGGCGCCGAACCTTATTGCTGCCGACAGCAGTATTGGAATTCGTTTTACCAAAGAAGAATTTACCACAAAATTGCTACAGCGATTCCGTCGTCCTATTGTTTCCACATCGGCCAACATAAGTGGCGAAAAATCGCCTGCCTTTTTTGACGAAATTTCTGATGAAATAAAAAAACTGGTAGATTATGTGGTAGAGTACCGGCAAAACGACCATACGCCATCAAAACCCTCGAGTATTATTAAACTCGGCCCCGGCGGACAAATCGATATTATTCGAAAATAA
- a CDS encoding SPOR domain-containing protein, whose product MSFGKEIYTLLLQNDIVTIPGFGAFVSEYRPAEINDNSDEIKPPSKAITFNDHLKNNDGLLIGHIAEKLHISHFDALLKVEKERDEILFQLDKGDEVFIEGVGTLSYNEQGKISFSAAEDENMLLDSFGLEALSVDEPEPKETIELEQEPEPEAKDILTEKSDEEPSTEIQSAAAKPVEIEAEQTNSEAGWDKTAKEKSPQQITETEPVEQEEKKKKKAWLFLLILVPLIAVAGFIWWKGQNPAPTELNHTNNTLLTEETEPTAEVNIDTLATDTVTVFVQDSLAASDTSVSSIEEEVIPAEIQSADSIRYYLVGGSFSVKENADNYLLELQQKGYEAFHVGKKGRFFIIGIGSYKTFDAAERAKNEYMNNNPGAELWVYKK is encoded by the coding sequence GTGAGTTTCGGTAAAGAAATATATACCCTTCTGCTACAAAACGATATTGTAACAATTCCCGGGTTTGGTGCTTTTGTTTCGGAGTATCGCCCGGCTGAAATCAACGATAACAGCGATGAAATAAAACCCCCGTCGAAAGCCATAACTTTTAACGATCATCTGAAAAACAATGATGGGCTACTGATTGGGCATATTGCTGAAAAACTACACATTTCGCATTTTGATGCCTTACTAAAAGTTGAAAAAGAACGCGATGAAATTCTTTTTCAGCTCGACAAAGGCGACGAAGTATTCATTGAAGGTGTTGGAACACTGAGTTATAACGAGCAGGGCAAAATTTCCTTCAGCGCTGCTGAAGACGAAAATATGCTACTTGACTCGTTTGGACTGGAAGCCTTAAGCGTTGATGAACCGGAACCTAAGGAGACAATAGAGTTAGAGCAAGAACCTGAGCCGGAAGCGAAAGACATTCTAACTGAAAAATCGGATGAAGAACCCTCTACCGAAATACAAAGTGCTGCAGCAAAACCTGTAGAAATTGAAGCTGAGCAAACAAACAGCGAAGCAGGGTGGGATAAAACAGCGAAAGAGAAATCGCCACAACAAATTACAGAAACGGAACCTGTTGAACAAGAAGAAAAAAAGAAGAAAAAAGCCTGGTTGTTTTTATTAATTCTTGTTCCGCTAATTGCAGTTGCCGGTTTTATTTGGTGGAAAGGACAAAATCCTGCCCCTACCGAACTAAACCATACAAACAATACCCTATTAACTGAAGAAACGGAACCGACAGCTGAGGTAAATATTGACACGCTTGCTACTGACACTGTTACTGTATTCGTTCAGGATTCGCTTGCAGCCAGTGACACCAGTGTCTCAAGCATAGAGGAAGAAGTAATTCCTGCAGAAATTCAAAGTGCTGATTCTATTCGGTACTACCTGGTAGGTGGTAGTTTTTCGGTAAAAGAAAATGCCGATAATTACCTGCTCGAACTTCAACAAAAAGGATACGAGGCTTTTCATGTTGGGAAAAAAGGTCGTTTTTTTATTATTGGTATTGGCAGTTATAAAACCTTTGATGCAGCAGAAAGGGCGAAAAATGAATATATGAATAACAATCCCGGGGCAGAACTTTGGGTTTACAAAAAATAA
- the rfbB gene encoding dTDP-glucose 4,6-dehydratase yields MKKTILITGGAGFIGSHVVRLFVNNYPDYKIVNLDKLTYAGNLNNLKDIENKPNYEFVKGDIVDSDFIQKLFIEKQFDGVIHLAAESHVDRSISNPTEFVFTNVIGTVNLLNAAKHIWKDNFDGKRFYHISTDEVYGSLGDEGMFTEETAYDPHSPYSASKASSDHFVRAYNDTFGVPAVISNCSNNYGSFQFPEKLIPLFIHNIKNNKPLPVYGKGENVRDWLWVVDHAGAIDVIFHQGKIGETYNIGGFNEWTNIDLIRVMCRKMDEKLGREIGTSEKLITYVKDRAGHDLRYAIDATKIKNELGWEPSLQFEEGIEKTIDWYLANTEWLENVTSGDYQKYYEEQYVKR; encoded by the coding sequence ATGAAAAAAACAATATTAATAACAGGGGGCGCCGGATTTATCGGTTCGCATGTAGTTCGTTTATTTGTAAATAATTATCCCGATTACAAAATTGTAAATCTCGATAAGCTTACCTATGCCGGAAACCTGAACAATTTGAAGGATATCGAAAATAAACCCAATTACGAGTTTGTGAAAGGCGATATTGTGGATAGCGATTTTATTCAGAAGTTATTTATTGAGAAGCAGTTTGATGGTGTTATTCACCTGGCTGCCGAGTCGCATGTGGACCGTTCCATATCCAATCCAACGGAGTTTGTATTTACCAATGTTATTGGCACTGTTAATTTGCTAAACGCCGCTAAGCATATCTGGAAAGACAATTTTGATGGCAAACGCTTCTATCATATTTCAACCGATGAGGTTTATGGCTCATTAGGCGACGAAGGAATGTTTACCGAAGAAACCGCTTATGATCCTCACAGTCCGTATTCGGCATCAAAAGCCAGTTCCGATCATTTTGTGCGGGCCTATAACGACACTTTTGGCGTACCCGCTGTAATTTCAAATTGCTCTAACAATTATGGTTCGTTTCAATTCCCCGAGAAGCTGATTCCATTGTTTATTCATAACATTAAAAACAACAAGCCTTTGCCGGTTTACGGTAAAGGCGAAAACGTTCGCGACTGGCTTTGGGTAGTTGACCATGCCGGGGCCATTGATGTAATTTTCCACCAAGGAAAAATTGGCGAAACCTATAACATTGGTGGTTTTAACGAATGGACCAACATCGACCTGATTCGGGTGATGTGCCGCAAAATGGACGAAAAACTGGGCCGTGAAATTGGAACCTCAGAAAAACTGATTACCTATGTAAAAGACCGTGCCGGGCACGATTTGCGTTATGCTATTGATGCCACAAAAATTAAAAATGAACTGGGCTGGGAACCATCATTACAGTTTGAAGAAGGCATTGAAAAGACCATCGACTGGTACCTGGCAAATACCGAATGGTTGGAAAATGTAACTTCGGGCGATTACCAGAAATATTATGAAGAGCAGTATGTGAAAAGATAA
- the mtnP gene encoding S-methyl-5'-thioadenosine phosphorylase codes for MTKIAIIGGSGLEDPNILHEPSEVEHKTPYGMPSSTFKCGKIVGVDVCILSRHGRDHSIPPTQVNNRANLWAIKELGCTHILATTACGSLRLEIGRGELVVLDQFIDFTRFRKNTFIENFENGQLHHTPMSDPFCWNIRENLIDNASKLNLRFHKTGTVITIEGPRFSTRAESNMFRTWGADVINMSTAPECILANELEIPYAAVALSTDYDCWNVDEAPVTWEEVLSVFNENVGNVIKLLTETITSFKK; via the coding sequence ATGACAAAAATTGCAATAATTGGAGGCTCAGGACTGGAGGATCCGAATATCCTGCATGAACCCAGTGAAGTGGAGCATAAAACACCATACGGAATGCCATCGTCGACCTTTAAGTGCGGGAAAATCGTAGGAGTTGATGTTTGTATTTTATCCCGGCATGGCCGCGATCATTCTATTCCGCCAACACAGGTAAATAACCGCGCTAACCTTTGGGCAATAAAGGAGCTCGGATGCACGCACATACTGGCTACAACAGCTTGCGGAAGTCTTAGGTTAGAAATTGGCAGAGGAGAACTTGTTGTGCTTGACCAGTTTATTGATTTTACGCGGTTTAGGAAAAATACTTTTATCGAGAATTTTGAAAACGGTCAGTTGCATCACACGCCAATGTCCGACCCGTTTTGTTGGAATATACGCGAGAATTTGATTGACAATGCCAGTAAACTTAATCTCCGCTTTCATAAAACCGGAACGGTAATTACCATTGAAGGGCCACGATTTTCTACACGAGCCGAATCAAATATGTTTCGGACCTGGGGTGCCGATGTTATAAATATGTCGACCGCACCTGAGTGTATTTTGGCTAACGAGCTGGAAATACCTTATGCCGCAGTGGCATTAAGTACCGATTACGATTGTTGGAACGTAGATGAAGCCCCGGTTACCTGGGAAGAAGTGTTGAGTGTTTTTAACGAAAATGTTGGGAATGTGATTAAACTTCTTACTGAAACCATAACGTCATTTAAAAAATAG